TTTTTCTCCTGCACCGAAAGATTTTACAATATTGTCACCGATAATCATTTTCTTCATAAACTACTCCTTTATATTTTCGGATATTTTTATTTTCCCAGCCCCAGAAGTACTAATAATTGTTGCAATTAGTACCGAGCATGCCATCAGTAGCGGACAAAGTAAGTACGCCGCTAACGGATTGACCGAAAATGTAAACGACGAAGCACCAAAAGAAGAGATAACCGCGCCTGCTAGTAATCCTCCGAGCGTGTTAGCAAGAAGTGTACCAACAACAATTCCAATCATTAGTACGAATAAGGAACGGGCAGCATACTGTGACATAATATCGGAATTTGTAAAACCTAACGCTTTCATTACAGCAATAGAGTATCTATCCTTTGCGATAAGCATTTTCATAAACAATAACGTAACTAATACAGTAATAAAGAGCGCCACGGCAATTGCGACACGAGAAGCCTTTCCAACTGCCTCAATTGTTGAGCCGAAAGTTTGTAAGACGTAATCATTAATGTCTGAAACTTTTGCATAGGTAAATAGATTCGTATACTCAGTCATTCTATTATCCAGCACAGCTTTATCGGAAAATTCCACGCTAATAACACTCCACATCATGTCTGTAGAATTGTCATTAAAAATAGCCTTTGCGGTTTTTCCACCGTTTGTAATATCGGAATAAATGCCGCTTATCATGAAATTTTGCTCCTTTCCTGCAATGATAAGGGTTATACTATCGCCTATTTTTTTACTAAGCTCATCGGCGTTTAACTTTGAAAGTGCAATTTCATTTTGTGAAACGGGTGCCCTCCCAGTCGAATATTTTATTGGGAAGATTGAATGGTCACCAAGTTCGATTTTTATATTTCGCTCTGTTCCATCTTCCATTTTTACTTTAAATGTTTTTGTCGAAAGAACAGTATGCTTTGAAATGGTACTGTCATTGTTTATAGTATATAAAATTTGTTCCGTTTTTTTAGAAATATGATCAGTCTGCTGGATGTCAATACGCATATCGTAGTTGCCAATACCCATATACTTGATGAAGTTATTTGAGGAAATCGTGTTGTAAAGGTTTAGTGGAACAATCATGATAAATGCCGATATTACAAGCACTGTTAGCATTGTGGCGTAAAGTCTTTTTCTTGACAGTACATCTTTAATGCCAAGAAATATATTTATGTTAAAGAGACGGTTGCTGTTCAAGCAAAACTTCCTTGTAGCACTGTTTTTTTCTTGGGAAGTGCCATGGCGTATTGCTTCAGCAGCGGAAATTTTACGAAAGCGTTTCAACACTCCATTTACATAAGCAATAATTGCAAAAAATACAATAACTATACCAATTATTCCGAAAAGCGATGCAAGAGAAGAATTGTCGCTTTCCCCCATATAAAGCCTAATATTTTCAAGAAGCATGTTTTTGAACAAGAATGAACATACATAGCCGATAACACTACCTGCCAACGCAATGGCTGCATATTTTGCAAGATATATCTTCTTTATGTCTGAGACTGGTAATCCGATTGCCTTCATAACACCAATTTCGCGGTAGTCTACTTCAATTTTTGCGAGGAGAGTGAAACGAATGCACATAAATGCAATGGCAACGACTAGTACACTTATAAGTAGTATGATTGCTATCATCATCCCATCTGAAAGTGCATTAATTGTTTTAAACAGTGGATATGTTATCGTCGGTCCATTCGCTTCAAGTCCTGCGGTTGCATAGGCATTTTCAAATTCGCCGAGCGATGATAAATCCTTTAATCTGAACTCAATTAAATATTCCGTACGCCCAAAACCTTTTATGTCTGCGTAATCATTTTTACTAATAAGAAATCTCTTCGAAGAGGAGAGCATGGAATTCATCTGTGAATCTCTTAGAAATCCTGCAACAGTGAATGATTTCCCACTTAT
The genomic region above belongs to Lysinibacillus sp. FSL W8-0992 and contains:
- a CDS encoding ABC transporter permease; its protein translation is MYYRIIRNDISNSKLISLTTMIFVAVAAMLVALSAILVVNLSGALDTLMKQAKTPHFMQMHVGDINTVRLKGFAEQHSNVQDFQVLEFLNIDGSQIILGNSSFANNVQDNGFSIQSEKFDYLLDLDGNIINASDGELYVPLRYMKENNVKVGDIAAISGKSFTVAGFLRDSQMNSMLSSSKRFLISKNDYADIKGFGRTEYLIEFRLKDLSSLGEFENAYATAGLEANGPTITYPLFKTINALSDGMMIAIILLISVLVVAIAFMCIRFTLLAKIEVDYREIGVMKAIGLPVSDIKKIYLAKYAAIALAGSVIGYVCSFLFKNMLLENIRLYMGESDNSSLASLFGIIGIVIVFFAIIAYVNGVLKRFRKISAAEAIRHGTSQEKNSATRKFCLNSNRLFNINIFLGIKDVLSRKRLYATMLTVLVISAFIMIVPLNLYNTISSNNFIKYMGIGNYDMRIDIQQTDHISKKTEQILYTINNDSTISKHTVLSTKTFKVKMEDGTERNIKIELGDHSIFPIKYSTGRAPVSQNEIALSKLNADELSKKIGDSITLIIAGKEQNFMISGIYSDITNGGKTAKAIFNDNSTDMMWSVISVEFSDKAVLDNRMTEYTNLFTYAKVSDINDYVLQTFGSTIEAVGKASRVAIAVALFITVLVTLLFMKMLIAKDRYSIAVMKALGFTNSDIMSQYAARSLFVLMIGIVVGTLLANTLGGLLAGAVISSFGASSFTFSVNPLAAYLLCPLLMACSVLIATIISTSGAGKIKISENIKE